The region TAAAAGGTCCATGTGAGAAAGACTCCATACCTAACAGTGGGTCATCCAAGTTTATAAGCCTCTCCCTTACCATAAGAAATATCCCATGGCTTCTGCCTAAACCGCTGGATTTTGAAATATCAACTAGTGAATCCTCATAAAGCTCGAAATACCCGTGAACCCCTTTCAAATTTGGGAAATCAACATAACATCTGCCATCTACTTCACGGCTAGTAGCTTCGTCCAAGTGATCTTCTGCAGTCTCATCATCTTGTCCAATGATCCATTTCTTCTTAATTGGTCGATCAATCTTGGACGATTCTAATTCAGAGCCGTTGTAATAAAGTTGAAATCCTGGATTGAGAGGTAGGGCTGTTCGAAGCACCCATTTTAGCCTACCCTCCTTTATTTCCATTGCTTTGGGTTTTAGTTCGGTCATTATGGAAAACGTCCAGGTGTCAGGGGCTTGATCCCCCCACAAATCAAACCTCATCATATCAATTTGATTTCGCTCGAGAAATGGAGCGATTACCGTATAAGCTTCATCTTCTGTTAATTCGCGTTCATCAAGCGAGAATGGATTATCATCCTCCGGGATCTTTGAATAATCCATTGTGACGGCAAGGTATCGGCTAGAGTGTTTGCAAACATAAGTTAGTTTGTTTGCTAGTACATAGGTCGAGAGTTTACCAATACCGAACCTGCCAATCTGCAATCGCCTTTTGTCCCTTTCCAAATCGCTTCGTTTGAAAGACTCACCAATACGCCACAGATCTTTAAGCCCGGCCTGATCCATACTTTCTCCATCATCACATACCCAGATATGAGAATCCTGTGTTGTTAAGTCGGACGGCACATGGACGCACACCATTTGGGCAAAGGCATCATATGAATTACAGATCAGTTCCTCGAAAGCTTTGTTGGGACTGGAGTATAAGCCGGCTGAGAAAAGCTCAATAATCTTGTAACTTATCCTGACATCGATTGTGTCAATAACTGTCCCAGTAGATTCTAATGTCATTTATCGTCTCCCGATTACTATAAACTCTTCTGAATAAACCTTTCTGCCAGAGCTATCGCATGTGAAACGACCTCTTTCATCACGGTATGGCGTTAAGGTTTTCTTACTGATTTTACGTTTGGTGATACGAAGATCCTCAAAGCCAGAATCAATGAGTGATTCAACCAAATGGTGGGTATTATCTATCCGAATTCCTTTGTACTCGGTATTCCCAATCACAAATAGTGCCATGCAACCTTCTTTAAGCATTGATTTGCACTTATTCACAACTTTCTGCATATCAAGGTAGTATTTCGCTACTGAACGGGCTTTCGAGCCGTCTTTCGCAAGTAGGCGAAGTACAGTCTCTTTTCCTGAATTGTTCAGTTTCTCTAACCCACCTTCATAGTCGTATTTGTGATAAAGGCTGCCTATCGATCCTTTACGTAGTTCCCTGTAGTCTTTCGTGAATTTCAACCAAAGTGACGACAATTGGTGAAGATCCGCATACTCATACGATGTGACGTATGGTGGGCTGGTTATGATCATGTCAACATTGGGACAGGTTTTTCCAGATGACAGGAAGTCTCCTGTAACGATTTCGGTCGTTAAAACACCACTGAAGTCAATTTCGTTGTTAGCAGTTTTCATAAAGTCGTACTGATTCAAGAACGCACTCCATACTTCAGTTGGACGCTTGTGCGGGTCGATTTGTGGTTTGATCGATTTTGTCAGCCACCGAGAAGTTGTTTTAAGAATGTTTGAAAATGCACACAGAAAGAAAAGTCGGTATGGGCTTTGTTTAGGTGTACATGTTTCTATCGCGTCTCTAAGACGGACTAGGTCGCAATACTGTCTCTCTGTGTACCAGTATTTAAGACGCTCTGGTGCATTTACATATCGTGGAGGTGGTTTTCTACCTGATTGAAACAATGACTCTATTTCAGTATAGTATTTGCTTAAACGCGCATCTTGATACTTGTGACTTTTTACTTTTGCGATAAGTGTAGCGACTGGATTGAGATCACATCCCCAAAATCCTATGTAATTTCGCTTAGCTTCAAGTGCGACAGTGCCACAACCACAGAACACATCAGCTATTCGGTTTACGGTCAATCCTTGTTGAGCAGCATATGAAAGGGCCTTTGTAGTTATAAACGCTGGGAACTTAGCGGGATAGCCATGAATCCTGTGCATTTTCAACTCTCTTTCCTCACCCGTGTTCCAAAATGAATCTACAGGTATTTCCGAAGAGTTGAATGTAACAAAATCCTCGACGAGTTTCATGTCATTACCTCAAACAATAAGGACTGAATGTACAGTTACAAATACAGGACATTTAACGTGCTTTAGGTTTCATGGTGGGAATACGTCGAACGATGTTCATGTGCCATTTTTGTTAGTTCGCTGACCCCTGATACACTCACCATCACCCTTAAGCCACATGAGATAACTGTGTTGTTTGTTAATGTAAATCTCGCGCTTGATTTGTAGACTGATACAAAAAGGGCGGGAAACTCCTTCTCCCGCCCTTCGCGTCTTCACTTCAGAAACGCTTCCCAGTTCCGCCTCTACCCGAGCCTACCCGCCGTTTTCCGCCAGGGCCTGCTGGACCCGGGGCGGGGACATGGGCAGGTCCCGCAGCCTCACGCCCGTGGCGTCGTAGATGGCGTTGGCAAGGGCGGCCGGCGGCGGTACGATCGGCACTTCGCCGACGCCCCGAACGCCGTAGGGATGGGATTCGTTGGGCACTTCCACGATAATGGTCTCGATCATGGGCAGGTCGAGGGTCGTGGGCATGCGGTAATCCAGGAAACTCGCATTGGTCATGGAACCGGCGTCGTTGTAAATGTACTCCTCGTTGAGTCCCCAGCCGATCCCCTGGACCACGCCGCCCTGCATCTGGCCTTCCACGTAGCTCGGGTGAATGGCCGTGCCGGCGTCCTGGACCGCGGTGTACCGGAGTATATCCACCTTGCCGGTTTCCCTGTCGACCTCTACGTCGACGACGTGGGTGGCGAAGGCGCCGCCCCCGCTGCCGTCGGGATTCGTGCTCACCTGAGCGACCACGGGACCGCCGGCATCGCCGGCCTGGCTGGCCAGTTCCTTGAAGGTGCCCCGTTTCTCCGCGTCATCCCGGTAGGAGAACACCCCGTCGGCGAAGTCGATGGCGTCGGCGGGCACGTCCCAGAGCTTGGACGCCCGTTCCTTCATCTCCCGGATGAGGGCCTGGCCCGTGGCGTGGGCGGCATAACCCGTTCCGAAAGTCGTTCGGCTGCCGCCGGTCACGTCGGTATAGCCGATCGAGTCCGTGTCCACCACGTAGGGCTTGATGTCTGTGGCCTCGAGGCCAATCGTCTCGGCCAGCTGC is a window of Gemmatimonadota bacterium DNA encoding:
- a CDS encoding class I SAM-dependent methyltransferase, which produces MKLVEDFVTFNSSEIPVDSFWNTGEERELKMHRIHGYPAKFPAFITTKALSYAAQQGLTVNRIADVFCGCGTVALEAKRNYIGFWGCDLNPVATLIAKVKSHKYQDARLSKYYTEIESLFQSGRKPPPRYVNAPERLKYWYTERQYCDLVRLRDAIETCTPKQSPYRLFFLCAFSNILKTTSRWLTKSIKPQIDPHKRPTEVWSAFLNQYDFMKTANNEIDFSGVLTTEIVTGDFLSSGKTCPNVDMIITSPPYVTSYEYADLHQLSSLWLKFTKDYRELRKGSIGSLYHKYDYEGGLEKLNNSGKETVLRLLAKDGSKARSVAKYYLDMQKVVNKCKSMLKEGCMALFVIGNTEYKGIRIDNTHHLVESLIDSGFEDLRITKRKISKKTLTPYRDERGRFTCDSSGRKVYSEEFIVIGRR
- a CDS encoding ATP-binding protein, producing the protein MTLESTGTVIDTIDVRISYKIIELFSAGLYSSPNKAFEELICNSYDAFAQMVCVHVPSDLTTQDSHIWVCDDGESMDQAGLKDLWRIGESFKRSDLERDKRRLQIGRFGIGKLSTYVLANKLTYVCKHSSRYLAVTMDYSKIPEDDNPFSLDERELTEDEAYTVIAPFLERNQIDMMRFDLWGDQAPDTWTFSIMTELKPKAMEIKEGRLKWVLRTALPLNPGFQLYYNGSELESSKIDRPIKKKWIIGQDDETAEDHLDEATSREVDGRCYVDFPNLKGVHGYFELYEDSLVDISKSSGLGRSHGIFLMVRERLINLDDPLLGMESFSHGPF